One genomic window of Medicago truncatula cultivar Jemalong A17 chromosome 1, MtrunA17r5.0-ANR, whole genome shotgun sequence includes the following:
- the LOC112421321 gene encoding zinc finger protein GAI-ASSOCIATED FACTOR 1, producing MSNITSCDSGSFSTENTREDAVKQQQTDQILGQFHSPHSHTSTTTNNNNNSNGSNTDLQPPLKKKRNLPGNPDPSAEVIALSPTTLMATNRFVCEICNKGFQRDQNLQLHRRGHNLPWKLKQRTSAEIRKRVYVCPEPSCVHHNPARALGDLTGIKKHFCRKHGEKKWKCDKCSKKYAVQSDWKAHSKICGTREYKCDCGTIFSRRDSFITHRAFCDALAEENNKANEGVLSNLQHQPISNLVSSLPLNPINNPQICGTVSEFNNHSDHKLPLSSPHELMSMSVPPKPFNNNIFTRSLSSSTSSPSLQLSSNNSLNNILEENGSLHLSAATSPHMSATALLQKAAQMGATVSNNNAGIMTDKTTVATNMMAPPQFGLVQQQGHAFMNHYMQQQQQHYNNNFNANGIINGGGVGMNGVDMFNAILDQSKALSKIIEQNNQTQSINSVVGGGGGGASSNSNNVMNISGSKGGGDVMTLDLLGIGGGGAHSNFYGGGTQQQAESAAAAAADEVWRNWSTKNGGFESFSATSNI from the exons ATGTCAAACATCACAAGTTGTGATAGTGGGAGCTTCTCTACAGAGAATACAAGAGAAGATGCAGTTAAACAGCAACAAACTGATCAAATACTTGGTCAATTTCATAGTCCACATTCTCATACTTCAActacaacaaataataataataatagcaaTGGTTCTAACACAGATTTACAACCACCTCTTAAGAAGAAAAGGAACCTACCAGGAAATCCAG ATCCAAGTGCTGAAGTGATAGCACTATCACCAACAACACTAATGGCTACAAACAGATTCGTATGTGAAATATGTAACAAGGGTTTTCAAAGAGACCAAAATCTTCAACTGCACCGAAGAGGACACAACTTGCCTTGGAAGCTAAAACAAAGAACTAGTGCAGAAATTAGAAAGAGGGTTTATGTTTGTCCTGAACCTTCATGTGTACACCATAACCCTGCAAGAGCACTTGGTGATCTTACTGGAATTAAAAAGCACTTTTGTAGAAAGCATGGTGAGAAAAAGTGGAAATGTGATAAGTGTTCTAAGAAATATGCTGTTCAATCTGATTGGAAAGCTCATTCCAAAATATGTGGTACAAGGGAATACAAATGTGACTGTGGAACCATCTTTTCCAG AAGAGACAGCTTCATTACCCACAGAGCATTCTGTGACGCATTGGCTGAAGAGAACAACAAAGCCAACGAAGGAGTACTATCAAACTTGCAACACCAACCAATCTCAAATCTCGTTTCTTCATTACCTTTAAACCCCATTAATAACCCTCAAATTTGTGGAACTGTATCAGAATTCAACAACCATTCAGATCACAAGCTCCCATTATCATCCCCTCATGAACTCATGTCCATGTCTGTGCCACCAAAACCCTTCAATAACAACATATTCACTAGAAGcctttcatcatcaacttcatcTCCTTCTCTTCAACTCAGTTCAAATAATTCACTCAATAATATCTTAGAAGAAAATGGATCACTCCATTTATCTGCTGCAACTTCACCTCACATGTCAGCCACTGCATTGCTACAAAAAGCTGCTCAAATGGGTGCAACTGTGAGTAATAATAATGCAGGTATCATGACTGATAAAACTACCGTTGCTACGAACATGATGGCGCCGCCGCAGTTTGGTTTGGTGCAACAACAAGGACATGCTTTCATGAACCACTACatgcaacagcaacaacaacattacaataataatttcaatgCAAATGGGATAATAAATGGAGGTGGTGTTGGAATGAATGGAGTTGATATGTTTAATGCTATATTGGATCAAAGTAAGGCTTTATCGAAGATCATTGAACAAAACAATCAAACTCAAAGCATTAATAGTGTTGTTGGAGGTGGAGGAGGAGGTGCATCAAGTAATAGTAATAATGTTATGAACATTAGTGGAAGTAAGGGTGGTGGAGATGTAATGACACTGGATTTGTTGGGGATAGGAGGAGGAGGTGCACATAGTAATTTCTATGGAGGTGGTACACAACAACAGGCAGAAAgtgcagcagcagcagcagctgATGAGGTTTGGAGAAATTGGTCAACCAAGAATGGAGGGTTTGAATCTTTTTCAGCAACAAGCAACATTTGA
- the LOC11408732 gene encoding psbP domain-containing protein 7, chloroplastic: protein MAVQLRLQTKFGAWNRNCIGVTRCSSDREEKLKVKEAVVWSPAEELAKKFERRLLVGIGSASLVALGANFGGITSFFLGLSPQNGRKLKLDVLYPIGGYTRYIDTREGFEFIYPVNWVGDQTLLYRAAKRREMELSLDPPPLNLRPRSNVNEPVVAFGPPGSNGELNVSVIVSPVALDFSIEAFGSPEEVGEAVIRTITGSGQRPDVKGTLVKSSLREDTVRNAKYYELEFRVESPSFRRHNVCVCCARGGRLFTLNAQAPESTWPGVKPDFYTIADSFNLTT, encoded by the exons ATGGCAGTGCAACTGCGACTGCAAACGAAGTTTGGAGCATGGAACAGAAATTGCATAGGTGTAACACGATGTTCGAGTGATagagaagaaaaattgaaagttAAAGAAGCAGTAGTGTGGTCTCCTGCTGAGGAATTGGCCAAGAAATTTGAGCGGCGGCTTCTTGTGGGAATAGGTTCAGCTTCACTTGTAGCTTTAGGTGCAAATTTTGGTGGCATCACTAgtttttttcttggtttgtcACCACAGAATGGTCGTAAACTGAAGCTGGATGTGCTTTATCCCATAGGAGGCTACACACGTTACATTGACACAAGAGAGGGGTTcg aATTTATATACCCGGTGAATTGGGTTGGAGATCAGACACTCCTGTATCGAGCTGCtaaaagaagagaaatggaACTATCATTGGATCCTCCTCCGCTGAATTTACGGCCACGTTCTAATGTCAATGAACCAGTTGTCGCATTTGGTCCCCCGGGTTCCAATGGTGAACTCAATGTCAGTGTTATTGTTTCCCCCGTTGCTCTAGACTTCTC GATTGAAGCATTTGGAAGCCCTGAGGAGGTGGGGGAAGCTGTAATTCGGACCATAACAGGATCGGGGCAACGGCCAGATGTGAAGGGAACATTGGTAAAATCAAGTTTGAGAGAGGATACTGTTCGAAATGCCAAATACTACGAGCTGGAATTCAGAGTTGAGAGTCCTTCGTTTAGGCGACACAATGTTTGTGTCTGTTGTGCTCGTGGTGGGAGGCTCTTCACGTTAAATGCTCAGGCACCTGAATCAACCTGGCCAGGAGTGAAGCCAGATTTCTACACAATTGCAGATTCATTCAATCTCACAACTTAG